GCTCCTGCGCGGCGAAGCCGCCGGCCCCGCCCAGGACGCGGAGCTCCTGGGGCAGCAGCTCGCCGCCGATCTGCTCGAGCGCGGCGGCGACCGAATCCTCGAAGCGCTCCGCGGCCAGGACCCGGACGCGCTGCCCGCGCCCAGTCCTCCATGACCGCGCTCGCTCCCCCGCGGCAGAAGCTGCTCTCGCGGGCCGAGCTCCTGAAACGCTACGGCCCGCCGCGGCGCCTACGCCTGGTGTTCACCAACGGCTGCTTCGACCTGCTGCACCGGGGGCACGTGGAATACCTATACGAGGCGCGGGCGCTAGGCGATGCACTGGTCGTCGGCCTGAACTCGGATACCTCGGCCCGCCGGCTGGAAAAGGGCGAAGGAAGACCGTTTGTGCCGGAGGAGGACCGGGCCGCCGTGCTGGCCGGACTGGCATGCGTGGATGCGGTGGTGATTTTCCAGGAGGACTCGCCCCGGGCGCTGATCGCAGAACTGCTGCCGGACGTGCTGGTGAAGGGCGGAGACTACCGGGCCGACGAAGTCGTAGGCCGAGAGGAGGTCGAGGCCGTGGGCGGGTGCGTGGTCATCCTGCACTACCGGCAGGGTCAGTCCACCAGTGGTCTGATCCAGCGAATCCGGCAAGGAAGGTGATGAGCCGCAGCGTTACGCCCACCAGGTGGGCGGGTCTTGCGCTTGCGCCGGGGCCCGAGGCCCGCCCATGAGCAGCCTGCCGCAGCGGACCGGCCGGCGCAATGACGAGCTCCGGCCGGTCCAGCTCGAACGCGGCGTCGCCCCCTATGCCGAAGGGTCGTGCCTCATCACGGCTGGCCTCACCCGTGTGCTCTGCACGGCTACCGTCCAGGAGATCCTCCCGGAATGGAGGCGGGGACAAGGCGCCGGCTGGGTCACGGCCGAGTACGGCATGCTCCCCCGCGCCACGCACCGGCGCACGCCGCGCGAGCGCGGCCAGGCAGGCGGCCGGACCTCCGAGATCCAGCGGCTGATCGGCAGGGCACTGCGAGCTTCCATGGACCTGGCCACCCTGGGAGAACGCACCATCACCATGGACTGCGACGTGCTCGGGGCCGACGGCGGC
This genomic interval from Gemmatimonadota bacterium contains the following:
- the rph gene encoding ribonuclease PH produces the protein MSSLPQRTGRRNDELRPVQLERGVAPYAEGSCLITAGLTRVLCTATVQEILPEWRRGQGAGWVTAEYGMLPRATHRRTPRERGQAGGRTSEIQRLIGRALRASMDLATLGERTITMDCDVLGADGGTRTAAITGGAVALHDACSWLVAQGSLSRSPMRQLVAAVSVGVVGGEIRLDLDYLEDSGAQVDMNVVALGQGDLVEIQGTAEHHSFSRAELDVLLDLALSGIGQLIALQRQALQG
- the rfaE2 gene encoding D-glycero-beta-D-manno-heptose 1-phosphate adenylyltransferase, whose translation is MTALAPPRQKLLSRAELLKRYGPPRRLRLVFTNGCFDLLHRGHVEYLYEARALGDALVVGLNSDTSARRLEKGEGRPFVPEEDRAAVLAGLACVDAVVIFQEDSPRALIAELLPDVLVKGGDYRADEVVGREEVEAVGGCVVILHYRQGQSTSGLIQRIRQGR